Genomic segment of Leuconostoc mesenteroides subsp. mesenteroides:
TAATTCCTCTTGCAATTCAGTTAGCGATTCTAGCACGTGGGGCAACCGATGCTTGACCCATAAATGAAAATCTGTGGCTACTTGATCATTACGGGAACGAGCCGTATGCAATTTTCCAGCTACAGGGCCTATTTTTTCGGTCAATAATGATTCAATATTCATATGGATATCTTCGTTTTTAACGTCAAACTCAATTTTTCCAGCAATGAGTTCTTTATTAATAATTTTCAAACCAGCAACAATTTGTTCTGATTCTTCCGTACTGATAATGCCTTGTTTGCCAAGCATTTTCGCATGTGCTATCGAACCTTCAATATCTTCAGCCGCCATTTTTTGATCGAAGTGAATTGAAGCACCAAATTCATCTACCCATTCTGCAGCTTTAGCGGTAAAACGACCACCCCATAATTTATCACTCATATTATTCATTACTCCCTTTATTACTATCTATGTACACGAGCTAAGCTCGTTTTGCTTATTTCACTGTGTTCTTTTTCTCTTGTGAGTGGACATGGTTAACTTGTTCATAAACCGTGTTACTTAGTGTCCACAATTTGATAAATCCTACGGCAGATGCCTGATCAAATGATGATGATGAAGTATATGTTGCCAAATCTTCATCATATAGTGAGTTGTGTTCCGATTGACGTGCTACTGCAGTGGCATTCCCCTTAAACAACTTCATCTTAACCACACCATTAACGTTTTGTTGCGTGCTATCGATAAAGGCCATTAAGCTATCAAATAATGGTGATACCCACTTTGCTTCATAAACTAGGTTAGCTAGCTGTTGTTCTACAATTGGCTTGAAATGAGCAACATCGCGTTCTAATGTCAAATCTTCCAAATCCTTATGTGCTGTCATCAAAACAGCTGCAGCTGGTGCTTCATAAATCTCACGTGATTTAATACCAACCAAACGATTTTCAATATGATCGATACGACCAATGCCATGCTTTCCAGCGATTTCATTAACCGTCACAATGAGCTTTTCTAATGACAATACTTCACCATTAAGCGCAACTGGCACACCACCTTCGAAAGTAACATCGATAAATTCTGGTGTATCTGGTGTTTCTTCAATGGCGGTTGTCAAGGCAAATGCATCTTCTGGCGCTTGGTTCCATGGGTTTTCTAATATACCAGCTTCATTGGCACGTCCCCATAAGTTTTCATCGATTGAGTATGGCGAATCCAAATCAATAGGTACCGGAACATCATGTTCTTGTGCGTATTGAATTTCTTCTTCACGTGACCATTGAAAATCACGAATTGGTGCTTCAATCTTCATATCAGGATCCAATGCATGAATCGCAGCTTCGAAACGTACTTGATCATTACCGTGACCCGTTGATCCATGTGCAATCGCAACCGCGTCATTTTCATGTGCGATGTCAACTAATTTTTTGATGATTAATGGACGAGACAAGGCTGATACCATTGGATATTCGCCTTCATACATCATGTTAGCTTTAATAACTGGTGCAACATATTTATCCGCAAATTCAGCTTTTGCATCAATAACGATTGATTGTTTGGCTCCAACTTTTAGTGCCTTTGCTTGAATTTCATTTAAATTCTTACCATGTTGCCCTACATCCAAAACAACTGCGATAATATCGTACCCTTTTTCCTTTAACCAAGGAATGGCTACTGAAGTATCTAAACCACCGGAGTATGCTAATACTAATGTGTCTGTCATAATTTTTCCCTCATCATTTTTTCTTTAGTTATTCGATGATTATATATTAGTCCTCTTTGCGTAAATATGCAACTTTTTTTCGTTTATATACAGTCAAGAAGTGAATATATGCTATTTTATTGTATATTTAGCAAAAAAAGCAGATAAAACGAATTCATTCATCTTATCTGCTTTTTTTAATTGTAATGTTTATTCCCCAAACTGGGTGCAATAAATGTGTCTGTTCCGGCTTAGGGCCAACGGCGAAACTTAATAAATCGACTTCTAATAATTCAGAAATTCTATTCAAATAGTTTTGTGCATTAATTGGTAACTCATCAAACTTCTTGACATCAGTAATATCTTCATCCCAACCAGGCAATGTCTCAAAATTAACATCTAACCCTTGGAACCAAGTATCTGATGCTGGGAAATGATGAATTTCTTCACCTTTATAAGTATATGATGTTGCGATTTTAACTTCTTTTAACCCAGATAAAACATCTAATGAATTAATAGCTAGCTTGGTTAAGCCAGATACTTGCACTGCATGACGCAATGCAACAGCATCTAACCAACCAATTCGACGTGGGCGCTTTGTCACAACACCATATTCATGACCAATTTCACGAATATGATCCGCTGTATCATTAAACAATTCTGTAGGGAATGGTCCTGAACCAACACGTGATGTATAAGCTTTAATAACACCAACAACATCTTGAATTTGCTTTGGTCCTACACCCGCACCATTCATAACGCCACCAGCAGTCGGATTTGAACTAGTCACAAATGGATATGTGCCGTGGTCCACATCTAACATGACCCCTTGGGCTCCTTCGAAAACCACACGTTTGTTTTCTTTCATTTGTTGACCTAGTAAATAAGATGTATCAGTGACATACGGCGCCAATTGGCGGCCATATTCGACATACTTTTCATATATTTCATTATAGTCAAGCGCTTCTTCACCGTATAACTTGGTTAATTGCGCATTCTTGAATGGTAAGTACTCTTTTAATAACTTACCAAAAATTTCAGGATCAATTAAATCAGCGACACGAATACCAACACGTGAAATTTTATCTGTATAAGCTGGGCCGATACCCTTTTTAGTTGTACCAATACGATTATTTGATGCTGTTTCAGATGCTTTGTCTAATGCGATATGATAAGGCATAATCACATGCGCACGATTTGAAATAATCAAATTTTCAACTGTAACACCTTGAGATTCAACTTCTTTTATTTCTGCTAACAGTGCCTCTGGATTAATAACCACACCGTTACCCAAAATAGCAAGTTGCCCTTTTGTGACAATTCCTGATGGCAATGCTGATAACTCAAATTTTGTATCACCATGCCAAATTGTGTGCCCTGCGTTATTACCACCTTGATAACGCACTACTGCGTCCGCATGTTCCGCGAAAAAGTCAACAATCTTTCCTTTTCCTTCATCACCCCATTGCGAACCAACAACAATTACACCAGACATATATTTTTTCTCCTATAACACTAATAGCTGCTTTCAGACGGGATAGGCTTGTCGGAGAAAACTAACTATTACAAAAAATAGTTAATCTGTTTGCACCTATCCGTGAGTGTCCCTCTATTAATGTTGTTTTTTTAGTAAAAAACGAACATTAAATGCGTTAATCGCTTTTTACTTATCCATTTTACCATACTTATAATTTATATTTTGAGAATATTACTAATTATTTCTAACATTTATAGTGTATGGCTTTGTTTATTGCTTTTTTAGTAAAATATAAAAGACAATTATTGTCCCTTTTAAAAAACATGATATAAAAAAATACATCCATAGATGTATTTTCTTAACTAATCAGCAGTTGTGTAAACCGCCAAAACGTCTTCATTGTCTTCTAATTCATCGACTAACTTATCCAACTTCTCACGTTCTTCTTCTGAAATATCCATTGGATTTTGAGCAATCATTGTTACCTCTGCCTCTTCAAAAATATATCCAGATTCTATCAAAGCTGATTCAACAATTTGGAAATCGGCTGGTTCTGTGTAGATTTCAAAAACATCATCAGAAGTTTGTACATCCTCAGCACCTGCTTCCAACGCATCCTCTAGGACTGTGTCTTCGTCTAGAGTGGGAAACGCATTACGATCAATAGCCAAATAACCCTTACGATCAAACTGGAATGCTACTGAGCCCGAAGTTCCTAATGCACCGCCTGCGTGCTTGAATGAGTTACGAACGCTCGATACTGTGCGGTTAATATTATCTGTAGACGCTTCAACAAGAACAGCTACACCAGCTGTACCATAGCCTTCGTAAGTGACTTCTTCAAACTTAGCACCATTTGCGCCAGAGGCCTTATCTAATGCACGTTGTATGTTTTCCTTAGGCATGTTAGCAGCCTTAGCTTTTTCAACAACTAATCGCAATGATGCGTTCATATCTGGATCTGCACCGCCGGCTTTTGCAGCAACATATAAGTCGTGCGCTATCTTTTGAAAAATTTTACCACGCTTAGCATCTTGGGCGTTTTTACGACCTTGAATGTTATGCCATTTACTATGTCCTGACATTGTGTCATCTCCTTGAAATTAATGAATAACGCTTCTATTTTAACAAAAAACAACTGCAATTTCCAGTAAGCTTAGTTCAAATCATTAATATTGATTACCACCCAAAAGCTCCAAATATGACATTGCTGAACTAGCAATCAAAGCTGCCAAAATATCGTCCAAGTAAACATTAATACTATCAGTCTTATCGTTAATTTCTCCAATCAACCCTGGTTTTAAGTCATCTAACAAACCATAATGCACTGTTGCTGCTGCAGAAAATTGTTGCGTAATTGCAATGGCCAAAATTTCATCGACATTATGACCGTTGGCATCGCGCTGCAAACGTGCTTTTAAGGGTTGGTCATCGGACATAACTTCTGCTTGCTCATCAAGATATACTGCAGTCAAAATAATGTCAGCTACTTCATCTTTGTAAAGAACATGTGCAATAGATTTGGCTAATACTTCTTCATTAATGGCATCTTTGTATTTGTCACTCAAAAATGTACGTGTGCCTTCAGCGATATCATTGGTAGTCACACCTCGACGTGCAAGCGTTGTGATTGCTGATTCTTGTAATTCTTTAGTCATTTTGATTTTTCCTTTTTTTATATTCTTGGGTTAACGTAACGGCGAGTTAAGATAACATGTGGAATTTCATCCAGTGCTGTTTTCACCAACTCTTGTTGTTCATCAGTAAAGTCATTAATTGCCACCATAGTGTAAGCATAATTTCCAACAGCACGATTACTTAGCTGTTCAATGTTAATATTATGGTCGCCAAAGAACTTTGAAATTTGTCCCAACATATTCGGTACATTTTCGTGAATAATGCCGACACGATAATTGGTCGTGAAAGGTTCATTAATATCTGGATAATTAACTGAATTGACAATATTTCCTGTTGTTAAATACTCATCCAGTTGATGTGCAGCCATCAAGGCGCTGGTGTCTTCTGCTTCAATAGTTGATCCACCAATGTGTGGGGTAATAATAACCTTAGGATTATCAAACAGAACGCTGTCAGCAAAATCAGTGATATAAACGCGTAACTGATCATTATCTAACGCTGTTTTTGCAGCTTCATCATCAACAATACCGCCTCTTGACAAGTTGAGTAATGCAGCCGTTGGCTTCATTAGATGTAATTTATCCGCATCAATAAAATGACGATTTTTTTCTTCTAGTGGAATATGAATGGTTACATAATCAGCTTGTTCTAATACCTCTTCAACACTTCTAGCATGGACAATATGACGATCAACACGCCAAGCCGTATTAGCATTCAACCCTGGATCATAACCAATAACATCCATATCAAGAGCTAAAGCTGTATTAGCAACTTTTGAGCCAACGTTTCCTAAACCAATAACACCCAGTTTCTTTCCGGATAGCTCTGTGCCACGGTAACCACCTTTATTTGACTCGGTGCGTAAAGACACATCCCCGCCCCGTGTATCATTAGCAAATTGTATAGCACCAACTACTGGTCGTGCTGCTAAAACTAGTGATGCAATTGTTAATTCTTTCACGGCATTTGCGTTCCCACCAGGGGTATTAAAAATAGCAATACCACGTTTTGATAATTCCTCAACAGGAATATTATTAAAACCGGCACCAGCACGAACAATGGCACGAACATTATCATCTATTGGTTCATCATGTAAATTTTGTGAGCGTAATAAGATGCCTTTCGGTGCATCATTACCGTTAATATCGTAATGATGATCTTTTAAATAGTCTAGTCCTTTAGGACTAATAGCATTATAAGTTTTAATATTTGTCATTTGTAATTATTTTCTGCTTTCTTCAAAAATGTAATTAGGGCATCAACAGCTTCAATAGGTTGTGCATTGTATAATGAAGCACGGAAACCACCGACCGACCGATGACCATTTAAATTAAATAAGCCTTCTTTAGTTGCATCTTTGGCTATTGCTTGATCTCGTTCTAAGTCTGCTGTAGTAAAGACAACATTTGTCAGTGAACGTGCTGATTCATCGACTGAGGCATGATAAAATGTTGAGTTATCTAGATAATCATACAATTTTGCAGACTTCTCAATATTTTGCGCGTACATGCTGTCAACGCCTCCCTGCTCTTGTACCCACTCCAGTACTAAGTTGAGCGCATAAATTGAAAATACTGGCGGTGTATTATACATTGAATGCTTGTCTAAATAGTTTTGATAACGCAACATCGAACCAACATTTTCAATATTTTGTTCTTTTAACCAATCTTTTTTAACAATAGCAACCGTAACACCAGCGGGTCCAAGATTCTTTTGCGCCCCCGCAAAAATGGCATCAAAATCACTGACATCATATGGTTCCGCCAAAATATTTGAACTCATATCCGCTGTCAGTCTACCGCTAGTTTTAGGCACAAATGACCGGTGGTAAGTGGCGCCCTCAATTGTATTATTGGTCGTTAGATGTAGGTAATCATACTGATCAGCGTTAAAATCGCTAGATAGCATAGGTAAATGATGATAGTGATCTGCCTTAGAGCTGTCCAAAATTGTTGCTTGTTTGCCTATTGCAATCGCTGCCTGTGCTGCTTTTGAGGCAAAATTACCTGAATCTAACACAGCAATGCTATTCTTATTATTGGCAAAGTTAAGTGGCAACATTTCAAATTGTGTGGATCCCCCACCTTGAATAAATGCAACACCATAATCATCTGATATATTCATCAAATCACGCAAACGTTCTTCAGCGCTGTTAATAATTTCTTCAAATTGGGTAGAGCGATGCGAAATTTCTATGATGGACATATGTGTAAATTCATTTTTGATGAATTCATTTTTAATCTTGGTGAGAACTGGCGTTGGTAGCACACCTGGACCAGCAGAAAAATTATAGTTTGTCATTAAAAATACCTTTCAATATACAAAAAGACAACACAAGTATACACACCCATGTTGTCCGTCATTTCTACGTTATCTGCACGCAAAGAATCCCGATCACATGAGTGGTCGAGTGGAGGATGATGTTTGGTTAAAGAATAATTTGTTCATGGTACATCCCTGTTTCTTTGAGTAATTTAATAGTACTATATTAGAAAAATTTGTCAACCCTTACTTTTTAAGGTATAATAAAAAAGTTGAATTGCGGATATGGCGGAACTGGCAGACGCGTACCGTTCAGGTCGGTATGGTGGCAACACCGTGCAGGTTCGATTCCTGTTATCCGCATAAAAAAACCTAACTTTTAGTTAGGTTTTTTCTATATGTTTACAATGCTTGCGCAGCGGTAATAATAGCTACTTTATAGACATCCTCTTCATTAGCTCCTCGCGATAAATCAGAAACTGGTTTAGCCAACCCTTGTAAGATTGGCCCAATCGCTTCGAATCCGCCCAAACGTTGCGCAATCTTATAGCCAATGTTTCCAGCTTCTAGACTTGGAAAAATAAATGTGTTTGCTTTACCTGCAACTTTTGAATTGGGTGCTTTAGAGGCAGCCACAGACTCAACAAACGCCGCATCAAACTGTAACTCTCCATCAATTGAGCCTGCAAGCTCTGGTGCTAACTTTTTAGCCAATGCAGTGGCCGTTGCTACCTTATCGACCAACGGTGACTTTGCGGAGCCTTTGGTTGAAAATGAAAGCATTGCTACTTTTGGTTCAATATCAAACACTTGAGCTGTATGTGCTGATTGTATTGCAATTTCAGCCATTGTGTCTGAATCAATGTCAATATTAATGGCAGCATCTGCAAATACATAACGCTCTTCACCTTTTTGCATAATGAATGCACCAGAGATACGTGATGAGCCAGGTGCCGTTTTAATAATTTGCAGCGCAGGACGAACTGTATCACCAGTTGGATGTACGGCACCTGATACCATGCCATCAGCTTTACCAGTATAAACTAACATGGTCCCAAAATAATTAACATTTTGTAGCCATTTAGCAGCTGTCTCGGCGTCTGTTTTTCCTTTACGCCTTTCGACAAGTGACGCATTTAATTTAGCTAATTCATTCTTATCGTATGATGCAGGATCTATCGTCTCTATATTCGACAAATCAAAGTTATGCGCTTGGGCTGTTTTTGAAATTTCCTGTGCATTCCCCAATAGTATTGGCTCGATCAAGCTGTCAGCTGCTAATCTGATAGCTGCGCCTTGTATACGAGGATCCTCACCTTCCGGGAATACAATTGTCTTATTTTGACCGGTTATTTTATTTTTTAATTGCTCAAAAAGTTCCATAAATTCCTCCAAATTCGCTGTTACGAATTAATTATTTACAATTTAATTGTAACAGACAAATACACAAAAGTCTGTGTATTGAGCAATATTTGTGAATTTATTCACTCATTTTAACCAATCAATAGGTTGTCGCCCCTTAGCAACTAAAAAGTGATTTGCTTTTGAGAATGGTTGGCTGCCAAAAAAACCACGGTAAGCTGATAGTGGGCTGGGGTGCGCACTCATTAAAACAAGATGCTTAGACTCATCAATAAATTGCCGTTTCGACTGGGCAAACTTTCCCCACAAAATAAAAACTTTCGGTGCATCATCCTCAGAAGCGATTTGGATCAAACTGTCCGTCAGCGGCTCCCAAATTTTCCCTTGATGTCCATTAGCTTGCCCTTCTGGAACTGTTAACACAGCATTTAATAACAGTACCCCCTGTGTGGACCAACTAGTTAAATCATGCGATTGACGAGACCCAATATCTGTCGAAAGCTCTTTTAAAATATTCTGTAAGGAAGGTGGCGCTGGCACGTTTTCAGGAACTGAGAAGCTCAGTCCTTGTGCCTGACCCATATTATGATATGGATCTTGCCCCATGATGACCACTTTTGTCTCGGGTAAAGGTGTTTTCTCAAGAGCAGCAAATATATTTTTTTGTTGTGGAAAAACATGCGTATCTTCCCGATAGGTTGATTGAATAAATCGCGCGACCTGTTTTAAATACTCCGGATTTAACTTGGCTTTAACAGCGGGTGCCCAAGTTGTGTGTGATAATGGCATTTTTTTCTTCTTTCGTGATAAACTTGTATTTGAATACGAGGTTTGCAAATGACAAAATATTATTTACGTCAACGACATAGTGTTAATGATGGCGTCAACATTGTTTTCGACCAAGATTTCAAAGCGTCTTATTTAGTGTCTGGTCGTTCTGGTAAAAAGTCTGACGAAATTCAAGTGCAAGACATGTCTGGTCGCGTTTTGGTACGCATTCGCCAAACATCTTATGGTATTATTCCAAGATTTACCCTCAACTATCGTGGACATATCGTCGGCTCCATTAGTTTTACACTAGGCCATATTAGTGACTTTGTTTATGTTCGACATTTAGGTTGGTTAATATCTGGCAATTTTATTGCAAATCGATACTTCATATACCACAATACCAAAAAATTGCTTAGTGTGAAACCGGAAAGTCGACCAGATGGTCTATATAATCAATTGAATGTCACATTTGATGCGCAAGCTCCTGTTCATATTGCAATTGCAGCTTTACTCGATATTTGGGGCGTAAAGTCAAATCCATTAAAAAATTTTAACTGGCTCAAAGGGCCAAATAACTTATCCTATCGCTCTACATACACAAAATAAAAAAGCATGATGTCTCAATTAGCGACTCATGCTTTTTTATATTAAATCATCTCCAAGTGCAATTGTTGTGGCTTTGCCCAACCCATTTTACGCATGAAACGATAACCAACAAATGAAACAATCACCGGAACACCTACACCGATAATCATGTAAGCAGCAAAGGCAGCAGGGTTTGATCCCGCCAATGCCAACGGAACGATAAACGAATTAAATCCAATACCAGCCATTGAGAAAGGTGCAGTAACATTAAATACAATTGTTGCAATTGGGGCGGCAATTGCTGCGCCAATCATTGGCGGAATAATCAAGGCAGGATTTTCAGTCAAATTTGGAAATTGAATTTTTGGCGTGACGATACCCTGAGCAATTGTTGCACCAATTTTATTTTCGTGAAATGACATTGCAGGAAAACCAACGAATACAGCCGTTGTACCAATTAAGATTGCTCCGGCAGCCTCTGGTGAAGTTACACCAGTTGCACCAATTGCTACAGCTAAAGCCGCTGCAGAAGCTGGCGTCATAGTCATTGCACCAAAAGCCATGGCAACAATGGCTGTACCAATAATTGGGTTCACTGCAACACTTGAAGCAATAAACTTTCCGACTGCAACCAAGGCTGGCGTTGTAACAGCAGCCAAGTAGTATCCAGACACCGTCCCAACAATCGTTGTTGCCGCTGGAACAATAACCATATCTAAGGGCGTCTTGCCACTTAACCACTTACCAAACAATACAGCAATCACACCCGCCATAACAGCTGAAATTGGTTGCCCAGTGGTCATTATAGCTGACCCAGCAGCTTGTGTACCAGCGTATCCAGTTGCTGTCACACCCGCCACCGCTTTATCTGTGAAGAAAACAGCGTTAGCACCAACTGCTGAGGCAGCCATCGCACTAAACATAACCATTGTATTCGTTTTCATTTGTGATGCAATTGCTGCGCCAAATGCTGCTGGCAACATAATTTTAGTAATTGCGCCCATTTGAACCATTGGTGCCCAGTGGATAAATCCCGCAATTGTCTGCAACAATAGTCCCATACCCAAGGTGACTAAAATGGCGTTTGAGACAGCTGCACTGACTTTATAAACAGTATCACGAACTGACTCTTTTTCTTGAGTCATTTTTTCTTTAATTTGATCCGTATCAATTTTATGTTGTGGTGTAATTGCGTTTTGTGCCATGTTATTTCTCCTGTATAATAACTTAATTCCGATATGAGCTACTAACAATCGCTGGCAAAAACAAAACGTCCCAACGATTGCTCGTTAGGACGTTTCCTACCTAACCAGCTACTCTGACTCTTTTAGTAAAAGTCCAGTAGCTGATTATTGCTCAAATAACAACCTACTAGACTCAAATGAGAAGAAGGTTGAGGAGAAGTACGTTATTTTGTTGTGCTTGTATATTTTTAGCCATAATGCGTCTCCATTTTTTGAGCGAATTACTCGCTTATTTCTATGAATATTAATATACTCCAATAACATTTTTATGTCAATACTTTTTTATAAATCTAATAAATCTCTTTAAAACTGTAGTATAATAAACAAGGAGGAAAATATAATGAAACAGATATTTCAATTGATTGGCGCCGTGGTTACAGTGATTATTGGACTGCTAATTTTTATTCCCATCATTCTAACGATTATTGGTGTAGCGGTTCCAGTCGTACTTAGCATTATTGGTATTGCGTTTTTCGTTGTCTTAATTATAGCCGCTGTTGCCGGTATTATTGGATTAATTACATTTTGGCGTTTCAGAAAAAATATTAAGGATAACGAATTTGAGTTTGTTAGAAATGGTAAACATTTCAATATACATATTAGTAAGGACGGTGCCGATGTAAACAATCGGCGTGACGTAACAAATGACGATGCGGATTAAATTAGAACAGTATGCTCGGCAATTTTCCGACAGCCCAGATACGTTGATTAAAATAAATGCAGCGCGCAAGGCATTAGAGTCCCTTTCGCAGCATACTTTACCCACTCATCCCCTACCTCAGCTTAGTTTTTCTAGTCAAAACATTCTATCCGATTTGCGACTAATGCCTCTTGATGATTTATTTTCTGAATTTCGACAAACAATTATTAAGTCTTTTGGCATTTGGCATTTACCCAATCAGCTTTGGTTATCGGACTTAAATCAGGTTATTAATGGTCGACGAGTTTTAGAAATTATGTCAGGAAACGGTGTTATTGCTAGTCAATTGCGAATTCTAGGAAATGATGTCATCGCAACAGATAACTTCGACTGGCATGGCCAAGATATACAGCATCCTGATTTATGGACAGAAGTTATCTGTCTAGATGCATTGGAATCTATAAAAAGAATGTCCTATGATGTGGTTATTCTAAGCTGGGCCCCTGATACAGATGAAACGGACTGGCAAATCCTACAAATCTTACGTGCGCAACACTTTAATGGTGATTTTATTGTTATTGGAGAAAAAGATGGTGCAACCAATTCACAATTATTTTGGCAAAATGCAAAGCTATCACGTCCAAAAAAGTTAAATCAACATCATCAACCATTTGATTTTATTAATGATCAAGTTTGGTTAGTACAATAAAAAAACGATCTGATGATAGAAATTATCATATGATCGTTTTTTATTTGTACTTTTCTTCTAGGCCACTCATCCAATGACCAATCCATACACCGAGAATAAATAAGATAAAGCTTATAAATCCGCTCATCATATTAAAGCCACTATAATCAGCGACTGGTGGAACAACAATTAGAAGCGTCGAAACAAGAACAATACCTAAAATAAAATGATACACTTTAGCATAATAATGATGTAAAAGATAGTTCATTAATTTTGAAAAAAGAATTAATGTCAACATACCACCAAGTGCTATTGGCAGAAATACACTTACATCAGCACGTTTAAATCCGGATAACATTGGATCAAACAATCCCAAGTATAGCAACAGGTTGGATGGACTTAATCCCGGAACAATAACACCTAAAGCGATTAGTGCCCCAGCCAACATCCAAGAAAAGAAATTAATTGGCATCGTCCCAAAAATAGCTGTCATATTATATAGGAATAATCCACCCACAACTATTGTGACGATGAACACTATCCAGTCGCTTAGGCTTCGCCCACGCTTACCACTCTCTTTTGCCAGGGATGGTAAAGTACCAACAATGGCACCAGCAAAGCCCCATAAAATAATTGCTTTATATTCAACAAGCAAAAATTCTAATGGTCGGCTCAATAAAATAATACCAACGATACCACCCAAACCCACTGGTAGAAAAAACCAAAAATCTTTCTTAAAATTCTGCCTCAAATGCGCCATAAAATTCAGCATTCGTTCATATAAACCAAGGATTGCTGCTAATACGCCACCGGATACACCTGGCAGAATAAATCCTAGAGCAATGAATATTCCTTTAAAAAAACGTACAAACCACTCTTTAATGTTACTATTGTTCATCAGTAGCACCTCAATATGATATATGTTATTGTTCTAAGTATTTTACTGTATACTGCCAATTACATTAAGATTAAAAATAATTAGTATTCCATTAAAGCCAGAAATG
This window contains:
- a CDS encoding PTS sugar transporter subunit IIC, producing MAQNAITPQHKIDTDQIKEKMTQEKESVRDTVYKVSAAVSNAILVTLGMGLLLQTIAGFIHWAPMVQMGAITKIMLPAAFGAAIASQMKTNTMVMFSAMAASAVGANAVFFTDKAVAGVTATGYAGTQAAGSAIMTTGQPISAVMAGVIAVLFGKWLSGKTPLDMVIVPAATTIVGTVSGYYLAAVTTPALVAVGKFIASSVAVNPIIGTAIVAMAFGAMTMTPASAAALAVAIGATGVTSPEAAGAILIGTTAVFVGFPAMSFHENKIGATIAQGIVTPKIQFPNLTENPALIIPPMIGAAIAAPIATIVFNVTAPFSMAGIGFNSFIVPLALAGSNPAAFAAYMIIGVGVPVIVSFVGYRFMRKMGWAKPQQLHLEMI
- a CDS encoding uracil-DNA glycosylase encodes the protein MPLSHTTWAPAVKAKLNPEYLKQVARFIQSTYREDTHVFPQQKNIFAALEKTPLPETKVVIMGQDPYHNMGQAQGLSFSVPENVPAPPSLQNILKELSTDIGSRQSHDLTSWSTQGVLLLNAVLTVPEGQANGHQGKIWEPLTDSLIQIASEDDAPKVFILWGKFAQSKRQFIDESKHLVLMSAHPSPLSAYRGFFGSQPFSKANHFLVAKGRQPIDWLK
- a CDS encoding SAM-dependent methyltransferase, encoding MTMRIKLEQYARQFSDSPDTLIKINAARKALESLSQHTLPTHPLPQLSFSSQNILSDLRLMPLDDLFSEFRQTIIKSFGIWHLPNQLWLSDLNQVINGRRVLEIMSGNGVIASQLRILGNDVIATDNFDWHGQDIQHPDLWTEVICLDALESIKRMSYDVVILSWAPDTDETDWQILQILRAQHFNGDFIVIGEKDGATNSQLFWQNAKLSRPKKLNQHHQPFDFINDQVWLVQ
- a CDS encoding DUF368 domain-containing protein: MNNSNIKEWFVRFFKGIFIALGFILPGVSGGVLAAILGLYERMLNFMAHLRQNFKKDFWFFLPVGLGGIVGIILLSRPLEFLLVEYKAIILWGFAGAIVGTLPSLAKESGKRGRSLSDWIVFIVTIVVGGLFLYNMTAIFGTMPINFFSWMLAGALIALGVIVPGLSPSNLLLYLGLFDPMLSGFKRADVSVFLPIALGGMLTLILFSKLMNYLLHHYYAKVYHFILGIVLVSTLLIVVPPVADYSGFNMMSGFISFILFILGVWIGHWMSGLEEKYK